The following coding sequences lie in one Kamptonema formosum PCC 6407 genomic window:
- a CDS encoding TIGR03943 family putative permease subunit: MTARLSPPSLLRRIGPWLDALAILAWGILLLKYWITGKLNILIHPNYFGLTLAAGIGLIVVGSLKSYELFQIEERKKILRQVPGIDSARIEEVQHITLFPPGWGSILLLSVALIGFIITPRTFSSQTALERGITESLPVTRMQPQEFRNAAKPEQRSLIEWVRLLNFNPEPDSYTGQKVKVQGFVIHPPSLSKEYIWIARFVITCCAADAYPIGLPVKLQPGQDRAAFPADSWLEIEGEMSTEELGGKRKLTILASSLKPIPEPKNPYDY, from the coding sequence ATGACTGCTAGACTCTCACCACCTTCACTATTGCGACGCATTGGCCCCTGGCTAGATGCCTTAGCCATCTTAGCCTGGGGAATCTTGCTGCTGAAATATTGGATTACTGGCAAATTAAACATTCTGATCCATCCTAATTACTTTGGCCTAACTTTAGCAGCAGGAATAGGCTTAATTGTCGTTGGCAGTCTTAAAAGCTACGAACTTTTCCAGATTGAGGAACGCAAAAAGATTTTACGCCAAGTGCCGGGAATTGATTCTGCCAGAATAGAAGAAGTTCAACACATTACTCTATTTCCTCCTGGTTGGGGCAGCATATTACTATTAAGCGTCGCATTGATTGGTTTCATCATCACCCCGCGAACATTTAGCAGCCAAACAGCTTTAGAACGAGGGATTACTGAATCCTTACCAGTCACGCGAATGCAGCCTCAAGAATTTCGCAACGCCGCCAAACCAGAACAAAGATCGCTCATAGAATGGGTAAGACTGTTAAATTTTAATCCCGAACCAGACTCATATACAGGTCAAAAAGTCAAAGTTCAAGGATTCGTAATTCATCCCCCTTCCTTGTCAAAGGAATACATCTGGATTGCCCGTTTTGTGATTACCTGTTGCGCCGCTGATGCCTACCCTATAGGATTGCCAGTTAAACTGCAACCAGGACAAGATCGAGCGGCATTTCCAGCAGATAGCTGGCTAGAGATTGAAGGAGAAATGAGTACAGAAGAATTAGGAGGAAAGCGTAAATTGACGATCTTGGCATCCTCTCTCAAGCCAATT